The Fulvia fulva chromosome 6, complete sequence genome includes a window with the following:
- a CDS encoding Mitochondrial import protein 1 — translation MSSRDLSESQTTFPSDSENYDANHSNQDSSDEPTSDSSSPMILYQPPTIWSLMRGAAINLLLPFVNGLMLGFGELFAHEAAFRLGWSNTKIFPTHRSQAHKIGPGIEIKDDPVERRRRSGREVDAYTSLE, via the exons ATGTCTTCACGCGACCTCTCCGAATCACAAACGACATTTCCTTCCGACAGCGAAAACTACGACGCGAATCACTCGAATCAAGATTCATCAGATGAGCCAACATCAGACTCGAGCAGTCCCATGATCCTATACCAACCGCCAACGATATGGAGCTTGATGAGAGGAGCAGCAATAAACCTACTATTACCGTTTGTCAATGGATTGATGTTGGGATTTGGAGAGTTGTTTGCACATGAGGCGGCGTTCAGGTTAGGGTGGAGTAACACGAAG ATCTTTCCAACACATAGGAGTCAGGCTCACAAGATTGGGCCGGGTATTGAGATCAAGGATGATCCAGTGGAGCGAAGACGGAGAAGTGGTCGGGAGGTGGATGCTTACACCTCGTTGGAGTAA
- a CDS encoding UBX domain-containing protein 1: MADNHDDLIAQFSSVTGANPSIAQNALGAANWNLEQAITLYYAENEDQPNASDEDIPEAPAAQPTQPQPLSSSSSSKPKAATSGNSKMKTIRDLQGGGDKGEDEDKPQDMFAGGEKSGLAVQNPGEGGQPIDHFRNIMQQARQNRERPPGADGEEEETPRSTAFSGRAQTLGGDDAPSQVVEDPNAPPPSSSDRQRPPRVSRTLHLWADGVSIDDGPLLRFDDPANEHIMQEINQGRAPKALLDVQPDQEVDLNLDPHKGENYVQPKPKYKPFGGQGNRLGAPTPGLATSSGAASSLSSAAPPAAASQPATQQPAIDESQPTIQLQVRLGDGTRLVARFNTTQTIGDVYSFVDRAASQPRSYALMQTFPSKELSDKSQVLGEMSDFKRGGTVVQKWT; this comes from the exons ATGGCCGACAACCACGACGACTTGATCGCGCAATTCAGCTCCGTCACAGGCGCAAACCCGAGCATA GCTCAAAATGCGCTCGGTGCCGCCAACTGGAATCTCGAACAAGCTATCACCCTCTACTACGCCGAGAACGAAGACCAACCCAACGCCTCCGACGAAGACATCCCCGAGGCACCTGCTGCTCAACCTACCCAGCCACAGCCCCTCAGCTCATCCTCGAGTAGCAAGCCAAAAGCTGCGACAAGTGGCAACTCCAAGATGAAGACTATTCGCGATCTGCAAGGTGGAGGCGACAAGGGTGAAGACGAGGACAAGCCACAGGACATGTTCGCAGGCGGCGAGAAAAGTGGACTCGCTGTACAGAACCCAGGTGAAGGCGGACAACCCATCGACCATTTCCGCAACATCATGCAACAGGCGCGTCAGAATAGGGAGCGACCACCTGGCGCTGACGGTGAGGAGGAGGAGACACCACGGTCGACGGCATTCTCCGGACGAGCGCAGACACTGGGCGGTGATGATGCACCCAGTCAGGTCGTCGAAGATCCAAATGCTCCTCCACCATCCAGTTCTGACCGCCAGCGCCCACCACGTGTGAGCAGGACATTGCATCTATGGGCGGACGGTGTCAGCATCGATGACGGTCCTCTCCTTCGCTTCGACGACCCAGCCAACGAGCACATCATGCAGGAAATCAACCAAGGTCGTGCACCGAAAGCACTGCTCGACGTTCAGCCAGATCAAGAAGTCGACCTCAACCTCGATCCACACAAGGGTGAGAACTACGTCCAGCCTAAGCCAAAGTACAAGCCATTTGGTGGACAAGGCAACAGACTAGGCGCACCAACACCAGGGCTTGCGACATCATCTGGCGCAGCATCCTCATTATCTTCCGCAGCGCCACCCGCTGCCGCCTCCCAGCCTGCGACACAGCAACCCGCCATCGACGAGTCGCAACCAACGATCCAGCTTCAAGTAAGATTAGGAGATGGCACTCGTCTTGTCGCTCGCTTCAACACCACCCAAACCATTGGCGACGTCTACAGCTTCGTGGACAGGGCCGCATCACAGCCGAGATCCTACGCGCTCATGCAGACCTTCCCTTCAAAAGAGCTCAGCGACAAGTCACAGGTGCTTGGCGAGATGAGCGACTTTAAGCGTGGTGGCACCGTAGTGCAAAAGTGGACGTAA